One Hoplias malabaricus isolate fHopMal1 chromosome 12, fHopMal1.hap1, whole genome shotgun sequence genomic window, CCGTACTCCGTCCGTATCTCTGAGGGGAGATGGGTCAAAGGAGAAAAGCTATTCATCATTTTTCACATGTATGACGGAAAATAAACTGCTGTGGTCATCGCGACCACATCTTCATTCATGAAACATGCTCTCGTTATCAGGCAACGAACATAACGCACGTTCAGCCGCAAGGACACCGTTATCTTTACGTTTGGGAATGTGAATGCAAAGCGGATCCGGCGACCGTTGGgttggaaaaatgaaaaattccCGGTTATCGAGGACATAATCAACCTTACCGAGGAAAGCTCACGGCTCCTGAATGCCTTTTAAACAGAAAATGGCCACGATGGACTGTTTCAGTGGTCCAGAAGAGCTCGAGGATTCAAACCATGCCCTGAATTTGATGAAGGAGCTGAAATATTTCTACGACTCTCGACTCCTGGTCGATGTCACTATTGAAGTGGAACCGGAGCAGGAGTCTTCAGGCTGTGACTGCAGAGCTGAAACAGGGAAACTTTTCCACTGCAACCGTAACATACTGGCCGCAGCCAGCCCCTATTTCAAGAGCATGTTTACAGGAGGACTGTACGAGAGCACTCAAAGCAAAATCACCATCCATGACGTGGACGCAGACTCCATGGCTGTTATAATCGACTACTGTTACACTGGAAAAGTGACAATCACAGAAGGCAACGTGCAAAGGCTTTATGCAGCTGCTAATATGCTGCAGTTGGAGTACATTAGACACGCCTGTGCGGATTTTATGACCCGAAGGCTGGACCTTTCCAACTGTACAGGCATCCTGAAATTTGCAGACACCTTTGACAATCTTGAGCTAAAATGCAAAGCGCAAGCATTCATCGCTAAGAACTTTGCTCAGCTCAGCAGCAGTGGTAAAGAGCTGTGTGAGCTGGACATGAAGCAAATTAAAGATATCCTGACTCTGGATTCTCTGGATGTGGATTGCGAACGAAAAGTGTGTTCAGTTGCATTACACTGGATTGAAAACAATTTGCCTCCAGAATCTGAGGACGCATTGCACATCCTTAAATGTGTTCGATGGTCACTGTTCACGGACAAAGACAGGGTTTATCTGGATAACCTTAAGTCAAAGCCTTTTATAAAGAAACAACTTTCTGGTTTCATAGATCTCGCAGGTACAGGAGAAAGCAGCATGATTTCCAAAGGCATAAACCTTACAAAACAGAGAATTGGGAAAAGTGCAAAAGAAATGGTTCTGTTCTTTGGGAGACCAAATGAACCTTTCATGTGCTATGATCCTTACACAGAAGAGATTTACTCTATGGCATCCCCAGTCATTAATCTGAGCAATCAGAACTTTAAACGCTCTCCCATGGAGACATTTTTAGTCTGTGCCACTCCAGAGAACAACCTGTATCTGGCATCACACCTGTCAAAGCACTTCTGGGTATATAATTCATTGCTAAACTGTTGGCATGAGTTGGCTGAGAGACTGCTAGGAAGGATGCACTCATACATTGGCTACCTCAGTGGGCATTTGTACATTCTTGGTGGCAGGGACCCTGTATCTGATGCCAGGCTCAAGGAGGTTGAGTGCTACAGCATTCAGAGAAACCAATGGATGTTTGTTGCCCCACTGCCTCATTCCTTAGGTAAAATGCAAGTTGTGACAGTAAATGAACGACTTTATGTCGTGAACAAGCGAAGAATGCTCTGTTATGAGCCAAAAAGAAACCACTGGCTCCAACGTGGCTCCTTAAAACGCAACAAACTACACAAAGCCTGTGTCTTTCAAGAGCAGATCATCTGCCTTTGTGACATCCCAGTGGTGAAAGCATATAATCCGGCCCGAGGTGAATGGAAGCGCATTGGGGACATACCCATCGACAGCAGTGCTCTAAACTACCAAGTGGtgcaacacaacaacaaactaCTTCTACTGACTCTCGCCATTGTGCATCACAACAAAAACAGGCTTGTCATACATGAGTACGACTCCACAAGAGATATGTGGAAAAATGTGATCACTATGTTTGGATCTTCATTCGGCTCCATAAGCCTCTCTGCGCGTGTGTACGCGGCATGCCTTAATTCAGGACAGAACTTCATTACTGAGGAGGACGATGACAGTGGCTCCAGTGCAGACTGGGACTTTGATGGTTTGACTGATGCAGACTCTGATTCTGGCAGCTCAAGCTCTTTTTCTGATGAGAATTGGTAGCAATCACTGGGTCCAGTAGTCATTGTGTCATACACAGGGTCATATGTGGGAGATACTGAATTGTATTAATAAGATATGCTTAACCGTAAGTGACTTTTTCCAGTTGTGTACCAGTGCAGAGGCTATGCTCTTACTTGAGTTTACATGGCATTAGTATTAGAGGGTCGAATGATCCTGTGATAAGCattagaaaatgaaaataatcgAATTCTCAGGATTACTATGCCAATTTGGCAAAACAGTTTTTAACAGTGATCTGTAGGTGTTAAGAGGTGCAGTTAATAGCAGTATTAATACACTTTTGAGTTCTAACAATGTCTGGTatgtttcagttttattcattCTCTTGTCTGTCTTCATACATGCACAAAAACAGTATTTTAATATTGAATAATGTCTgatttatttgtcttttatttgtaatatttatgatTTACATCCAAGTAAAGTTTTTCGTCTGCAAATATATTGTAccttgtgtgtatatttttacacaaaatTAAAGTAGTATGTTTAAAgacaaaatgagagagaaatCTGATCCAAAATCAGGACTCCTACTCTGTGTGCTAAGCTGTTACAAAAATATACCCTATTTAACCCAGATCTGCATCACTTCTGTTTTTGTTGTGGGCAAAGTGTTCAAAATAGTTCAGGTTTAGATACGGATCTGAGACACAGCAGGAAAGCAACCGCTGGAAAATTACTACTATATCATTTGTGCTGTCATCTGTGCATGATATGACCAGGATAGCTTCCTTTAAGAACTTGCCTGGACTGAGGAATGAGACCAAACACTTCCACTGTGCCCTGTATCTAAGTAGGGAATAAATAGATTTGAAATTAGACTGGCATGAGGAGAGCAAAAATGTTCATATATACTTTGACCTGTATGTGTTTAACAATCATCTTTACCTTAAAACATAATTAATACCagagagaaaaatatttttgtcattagttttatttcttaatatattttgccacaatatttcaaaatgtcatTACACACTGT contains:
- the kbtbd7 gene encoding kelch repeat and BTB domain-containing protein 7, whose product is MPFKQKMATMDCFSGPEELEDSNHALNLMKELKYFYDSRLLVDVTIEVEPEQESSGCDCRAETGKLFHCNRNILAAASPYFKSMFTGGLYESTQSKITIHDVDADSMAVIIDYCYTGKVTITEGNVQRLYAAANMLQLEYIRHACADFMTRRLDLSNCTGILKFADTFDNLELKCKAQAFIAKNFAQLSSSGKELCELDMKQIKDILTLDSLDVDCERKVCSVALHWIENNLPPESEDALHILKCVRWSLFTDKDRVYLDNLKSKPFIKKQLSGFIDLAGTGESSMISKGINLTKQRIGKSAKEMVLFFGRPNEPFMCYDPYTEEIYSMASPVINLSNQNFKRSPMETFLVCATPENNLYLASHLSKHFWVYNSLLNCWHELAERLLGRMHSYIGYLSGHLYILGGRDPVSDARLKEVECYSIQRNQWMFVAPLPHSLGKMQVVTVNERLYVVNKRRMLCYEPKRNHWLQRGSLKRNKLHKACVFQEQIICLCDIPVVKAYNPARGEWKRIGDIPIDSSALNYQVVQHNNKLLLLTLAIVHHNKNRLVIHEYDSTRDMWKNVITMFGSSFGSISLSARVYAACLNSGQNFITEEDDDSGSSADWDFDGLTDADSDSGSSSSFSDENW